In Triticum urartu cultivar G1812 chromosome 6, Tu2.1, whole genome shotgun sequence, the following proteins share a genomic window:
- the LOC125515838 gene encoding 54S ribosomal protein L37, mitochondrial-like, translated as MAMSWTRALKHGVTPRDAAQLVGIRGFAAQAKGKKGGKGGAADAKPVLSKEMKSTTVFGANILKEGSDPKIQPDSEYPDWLWHLVDKRPVLSELRRKDAKTLPYEDLKRFVKLDNRARIKENNALTAKN; from the coding sequence ATGGCAATGTCTTGGACACGAGCATTGAAGCATGGAGTTACTCCAAGGGATGCAGCTCAACTGGTCGGGATAAGAGGCTTTGCAGCTCAGGCCAAGGGAAAGAAGGGTGGGAAAGGTGGTGCGGCTGATGCTAAACCTGTGCTCAGCAAAGAAATGAAGAGTACAACTGTGTTTGGGGCAAATATCCTGAAGGAGGGTTCTGACCCGAAGATCCAACCAGATTCGGAGTACCCTGACTGGCTGTGGCACCTGGTTGACAAGCGTCCTGTGCTGAGCGAGCTGCGGAGGAAAGATGCCAAGACACTGCCTTATGAAGACCTGAAGCGTTTCGTCAAGTTGGACAACCGGGCTAGGATCAAGGAAAACAATGCTCTCACTGCTAAGAACTGA